The genomic region ATCCTAATATTCGTAAAAATCTCGAAAAACCCGTAAAGTGAAAGtcatccaaaactttttttgtgaactgtgttgatgttttcgtcgataACAACCTCctttgggcgtccactgcgttcaccgtcttaTGTGCTCATTTCATGACTATGCATAAGGTAAGGTTCAATGTCTGATCCAAGGATCATACCTAGAGCTCTATATGCAGTCCTTTGATAAACCATAGATATATAACTCCAGTATCCAATCATATAAGTCGACAAAGCGCCTggtagataaaataaatttgcctaGGCGATTAATTCCACCTGCTCAGTGGGAATATGTTCAAAACGTGTGAGGATTTCTTCTGGAAATGAAACTTTTTGTCACAACCTCTGTctgattttttttggaaacgGATGAGCACGAAATAATAATGGTTGTTACACTTAGGTTGAAACATTTCTGAAATCTCGAACCTTTTCCAAAATACTAACatatatacgagggctgctatatatatttctggcctaataatcaaaataggaatatttatcaatgaaaatgcttttattgtttttcaaaatattctctatcaagatttatacaattttgcatgcgctcaaaccaattttcgaagtactttttccactccgattgagacacctccaaaacatggtttttgaatgcttcaacagcatcttccggcgacgaaaatcgttgaccacgcattattttataagtataagtatgtataaaggCTCAATGTCTGATCCAGATCCAGTGTGTacttaattcttttaattttcaattccaGCCTCTCAATTTCAATACTTCCTTTTATgaggaatcaaaaaatgaaacaatgatactaatatgtatatttatttgtatatttcttctcaatattttaattgagattaatgaattaatataagtaaaattgttaaaaaaaaaattgaaattgtgttaaaaatatagGTTATGGTTAATATTGCATAATGTATATAAGAAGTGAAAgaatctgaaaaaaattcttttttatgtaaaaaaataggCTTCCTTCAAAATCATATACAATTCATAGAACAATAGGCTTGCCGAATAGCACAAACTCTGCTCAGTTACTCTTATCAGCGCTAAGCATTAGGGATCTCGGTATATCAGCATCAGCGACACGCAAGGATACAGCAGAATCAGTCATCGATGAGTCATTTGACAGCTTTTTATCAACTTCTAAAGTTTGTTTAGtagatttttgtatattttcccTCACTTGTGTTGGTTTCGATTCATCAATAGATTTTGTTGCAGAGGTAGATTCATGTGTAAGGGTAGTCTTCCTGTTgctttgcaataaaaaatccTGCATGTCGCCTTTCAAATCAAAAATGAGTTGAGGTCTATCTTTAGCAAGTTTACCCTCTTCCATCATCGTTATAGAGTCTATATTTTGATATTCCGTTTTCCGTGTATCATGTTTAGTGGCTTCCCTGTGTGGCAAGTAATCACGTATGCGTACAATATCCCTTTCCAATTGGCGTATACGTTGTTTGGACTGAAGCATCAGCTGTTGTACATTACGCTGaatattatggaaataaaatattgattataagaaatagtttttttcCATCAAATTCATTGAACCTTAGCTTGTTGCAGTGATTGCTTCCCCGTTGTTGGTACTTTGCGGCCAAGCGCTTGAAAGCCAAGTTCCACGTCATCGACTAAACGCTCCATTTTCGCTTGCAGTTGCTTATAATAGTAATTCCAGCCGATTAGTTGCCAAAAGTCAGACACTTTCTGAACACTGTTGcagataaattaattattttccaaatttttattattcttttttttttttgtttgaaataacttaccttttattattttctgcattttGCTTGTTGAAATTCAAATATTGCTGGAATTCGCTTGTTGTGAAGCGCTTACAGAAttccaataaattgtttttgttaaaatatctgCCAGCCATCGGTTTTCGttaatatgtttgaaaaatatattttattaaaatatgattGCGTTTTCCAAatggattttatttaattgacgtAGAAATCATAAAGATTgacaatttattattaaaaaattttttgtgaattttttgaaGGTGATCGTggtgaatttatttattattttatatgtgaaaaaatggtatgaaaaataaatcataGTTAGATCTAGGCCCAGTGTTTTCTCTGGATTACTTTTTCGCTTATTGAACAGACACACAGATTTCTCTAACTGATGATTGATTTCCTATGTAATACCACTTACCAACAATTCCAAccatttactttaatatatagcAATGAAACGAGTTCtacatttttgtcaaaaaagttgcTTGTAAAAGCGAGAACAGACATCTCTAGTTGAATTTATGGagagtgtatatatataaacgattTGTCATTCTACATACATCTAATTGAGATGCTCGTCTATTGCATTTAAAGCAGCGGtatgttcgattcgccactccACAAATGGTTTCGCATCATAGGAAGAaggcacatatatgtatatagagcaAAAGAAAGGAATATATTTCTGGTAAAATGTAATTCCTGTGCGGTATAAGATATACACAAGTAGTTGAGGACTAttattttatgtcaaatttcatgacaaAAACTTGTAAAAAAGTTTGCGAAACAGACTATATTTTGATCAATAAGTTTGTATGATAGTTATATCATACattggttcgatatcggcgattccgacgaACGGGAAGCTGTTTTAAGAGAAAATTACGAGTTTTTCGAAACAGAGGGAGTAGCTCGCCTATATACACACAGAGAGACGGTCTGAAGTATACACAGACGGACTTGTCGAAGTCAACTCAGCTCgttatgctgatcatttatttatttactttataattaaaaagttcCAATATGTTGTTAGTAATACTAAATAAtgtatttcaaattaattgaaatatgaaaCTGTTAGCACTTCAGGCCGCAGCTCGAGAAGAAATTCAGATATTTtaagtcaaaaaaaaagaagagaacAATAAAAATGGTCGATATTTCATTTCATGACCACATATCACTCCGATTTCCTACTTTATAAGAGCCATTTTCGAAATGACTAAAAGAGGAATAAATGcctaaagaagaagaacagcaGACGTCTCAATCggtcaatatttttcttaacccGAAAAAACTGTATGGGATT from Bactrocera tryoni isolate S06 chromosome 3, CSIRO_BtryS06_freeze2, whole genome shotgun sequence harbors:
- the LOC120772987 gene encoding uncharacterized protein LOC120772987, which translates into the protein MAGRYFNKNNLLEFCKRFTTSEFQQYLNFNKQNAENNKSVQKVSDFWQLIGWNYYYKQLQAKMERLVDDVELGFQALGRKVPTTGKQSLQQAKRNVQQLMLQSKQRIRQLERDIVRIRDYLPHREATKHDTRKTEYQNIDSITMMEEGKLAKDRPQLIFDLKGDMQDFLLQSNRKTTLTHESTSATKSIDESKPTQVRENIQKSTKQTLEVDKKLSNDSSMTDSAVSLRVADADIPRSLMLSADKSN